In Xyrauchen texanus isolate HMW12.3.18 chromosome 23, RBS_HiC_50CHRs, whole genome shotgun sequence, a genomic segment contains:
- the LOC127617078 gene encoding probable G-protein coupled receptor 174 produces the protein MKMNANDISCSINTTSIQEYQHKIYAIFYTVILVPGLICNVLALWVFYAYVKETKKAVIFMINLAIADLLQVLSLPLRIYYYLNESWPFGQVACMVCFYLKYVNMYASIFFLACISVRRCRLIIHPLHCGATKRQQNHSWCVAGWFIVCLGCLPFPLLRRNPSTPLHCFSELPMMQLNMVLGVSLVTVAEIMGFLLPLSVVVICTWLTAASLREKTSVLQDSGEKHKALKMVLSCATVFLVCFVPYHITFPLDFLAKSNFTVSCAFKSAVLHTHPITLCLASLNCCLDPVMYYFTTDEFKCRLSRPELQESLQFHHKISCSTHEAVRSEPEE, from the coding sequence ATGAAAATGAATGCCAACGACATCTCTTGCAGCATCAATACAACATCAATACAAGAATATCAGCATAAAATCTACGCAATTTTCTACACAGTCATTCTCGTTCCTGGATTGATCTGCAATGTTCTTGCTCTCTGGGTTTTCTATGCCTACGTGAAGGAGACAAAAAAAGCTGTAATATTCATGATCAATCTGGCCATTGCTGACCTGCTGCAGGTGTTGTCGTTACCTCTGCGCATTTACTACTATCTCAACGAGTCATGGCCTTTCGGTCAGGTTGCTTGCATGGTCTGTTTCTATTTGAAGTATGTCAATATGTACGCCAGCATCTTCTTCCTGGCATGCATCAGCGTGAGACGCTGTCGACTCATTATCCACCCATTGCACTGCGGTGCAACAAAAAGACAGCAGAATCATAGCTGGTGCGTTGCTGGGTGGTTCATTGTGTGTTTAGGATGCCTACCGTTCCCGCTTCTAAGAAGAAACCCATCCACTCCTCTACACTGCTTCTCTGAACTACCAATGATGCAACTGAATATGGTGTTAGGAGTGTCCCTAGTGACGGTTGCAGAAATCATGGGTTTTCTTCTTCCGTTGTCTGTGGTGGTCATTTGCACGTGGTTGACCGCAGCAAGTCTGCGTGAGAAAACCAGTGTTCTGCAAGATTCTGGGGAAAAACACAAGGCTCTCAAGATGGTTTTGAGCTGTGCTACTGTATTCCTGGTCTGTTTCGTTCCCTATCACATCACTTTCCCTTTAGACTTTCTGGCCAAATCCAATTTTACTGTTAGTTGTGCTTTTAAGAGTGCTGTGCTTCATACACATCCCATCACACTGTGTCTGGCAAGCTTGAACTGTTGTCTGGATCCAGTCATGTACTACTTTACCACTGATGAGTTCAAGTGCCGTCTGTCCAGGCCAGAGTTGCAGGAAAGTTTGCAGTTTCACCACAAGATATCTTGCTCCACACATGAGGCTGTGAGATCTGAGCCCGAAGAGTGA